In one window of Lewinella sp. 4G2 DNA:
- a CDS encoding putative toxin-antitoxin system toxin component, PIN family, with product MRVVLDTNSLIVSIGRKSKFRPIFDSLLHGQITLVVSNDVLSEYVEILEQRTNAIVAENIGNYLMRSPDVNKIEIYFKWAAIYADADDNKFVDCALNGNAQFIVTDDKHFNVLKETEFPKMKVIRTRDFLNMISEQDGL from the coding sequence AGATACAAATAGCCTGATCGTTTCAATTGGTCGAAAATCTAAATTCCGTCCAATATTTGATTCACTTCTCCACGGTCAAATCACTTTGGTCGTTTCTAATGATGTTCTTTCCGAATACGTTGAAATACTAGAGCAAAGAACAAATGCAATAGTTGCAGAAAACATTGGTAACTACTTGATGAGGTCGCCTGACGTGAATAAGATTGAAATATATTTTAAATGGGCCGCAATATACGCGGATGCAGATGATAACAAATTTGTCGATTGTGCACTCAATGGAAATGCTCAATTCATTGTGACTGATGACAAGCACTTTAATGTTTTGAAGGAAACTGAATTCCCAAAGATGAAAGTCATCAGAACCAGAGACTTTTTGAATATGATTAGTGAGCAGGATGGATTATAG
- a CDS encoding HAD domain-containing protein: MKQNILILDLDGVLITTPSWRPDEMDTDGYSKFNAKAVENLNILLAYKQMEIWLVSSRRASKPMDEFNKIFKSRGICQPIAGYVAESNSMSRMHEIENFLDCQNHRNALILDDDKSLRDFKFTYKGCYIDIDNFKGFDEVALAVALELCDTWE, from the coding sequence ATGAAACAGAATATTCTGATCCTAGATCTAGATGGAGTTTTGATAACCACACCGAGTTGGAGGCCAGATGAAATGGACACCGACGGCTATTCTAAGTTCAATGCTAAAGCTGTCGAGAATTTGAATATACTATTGGCCTATAAACAAATGGAAATATGGTTGGTCTCATCAAGGCGAGCATCAAAACCAATGGATGAGTTTAATAAAATATTTAAATCAAGGGGTATTTGCCAACCTATAGCTGGCTACGTAGCAGAATCCAATAGCATGTCTAGGATGCATGAAATCGAGAACTTTCTTGATTGCCAAAATCATAGAAATGCGTTAATACTAGACGATGACAAATCACTAAGGGATTTCAAGTTTACATATAAAGGATGCTACATCGATATTGATAATTTCAAAGGTTTTGACGAAGTAGCTCTTGCAGTTGCATTGGAACTTTGTGACACCTGGGAATGA